From one Scophthalmus maximus strain ysfricsl-2021 chromosome 19, ASM2237912v1, whole genome shotgun sequence genomic stretch:
- the poc5 gene encoding centrosomal protein POC5, with protein sequence MSSDEEEPTCPVLPKDSDRGSSVSSELQDEYEELLRYAVVTPKFETLTTAHLQRLGTSHLSAESSQRKDDTKSRRPTGATTEAKDGRHPSKSVRSSQASPSIVEPAAHSRASHAEELAGRSSSRVSQATERSRPYSPDSLASAATEMFISEANIGKMENILDTWSNNLKSNVLSELRKWKLAFMEQHNLEMKKEKERFAARTAGLNAELDGLKGLLHTYEMSNRRKDEVIVNLSQVLDRQKEKIEKMRTFTHWRLRHTEAKEEAHAAQVAQQHYTLQLKRKVWLGWHSLIQKHWKVKVEQACRARAEEVCARLSTEYEAKLAQHCEAIEKAQAEIQRLRLERERYEESMKKAFMRGVCALNMEALSMFHTTEGRPEQPPIHDQHDPLLPQDEPGSSTLAQLQQYPISSARFSPVHFDRPDPPFQSEAEDMVGSGVPVSRAEVLPPTTVVHSSLPLGGTASSHKQVSGRVVTAGQQKPSKSITARVTARPDMGTAARSTLQVSSVAPPMSSVVVERHHPVTQLTIGQATAAMFPRSSQQGHSSGGGKGSSRTHTSTCHVHSIKVVD encoded by the exons ATGTCCTCAGACGAAGAGGAGCCAACCTGTCCTGTTCTGCCCAAGGACTCAGATCGGGGCAGCTCCGTGTCCTCTGAGCTTCAG GATGAGTATGAGGAGCTCCTCCGCTATGCTGTGGTCACACCTAAGTTTGAGACACTCACCACTGCCCACTTGCAGCGGCTGGGCACCTCGCATCTCTCTGCAGAGAGTTCCCAGAGAAAAGATGACACAAAGTCACGGCGCCCTACAG GTGCTACCACAGAGGCTAAAGATGGGAGGCATCCTAGCAAGAGTGTGAGATCATCACAGGCCTCCCCTTCGATTGTTGAGCCTGCCGCACATTCAAGAGCATCTCATG CTGAAGAGCTGGCAGGTCGCTCATCCAGCAGGGTGTCGCAGGCGACAGAGAGGTCTCGGCCGTACAGCCCAGATTCGCTAGCATCGGCTGCGACAGAGATGTTCATCTCGGAGGCGAACATAGGCAAGATGGAGAACATTCTGGACACGTGGAGCAACAATCTAAAG TCAAATGTGCTGAGCGAGCTCCGGAAGTGGAAGCTGGCCTTCATGGAGCAACACAATCtggagatgaagaaagagaaggagaggttTGCAGCCCGCACAGCTGGACTGAATGCAGAGCTAGATGGCCTCAAGGGGCTGCTACACACCTATGAGATGTCGAACCGGAGAAAAGATGAG GTGATTGTGAACCTGAGCCAGGTGTtggacagacaaaaagaaaagattgaaaAGATGAGAACCTTCACCCACTGGAGACTTCGGCACACTGAGGCCAAAGAAGAG GCTCATGCTGCTCAGGTGGCGCAGCAGCACTACACTCTGCAGCTGAAGAGGAAGGTGTGGTTGGGCTGGCACTCTCTGATCCAGAAACACTGGAAGGTCAAGGTGGAACAGGCTTGTCGCGCGAGGGCTGAAGAGGTCTGCGCTCGCCTGTCCACAGAGTACGAGGCCAAGCTAGCACAG CACTGTGAGGCGATAGAGAAGGCTCAGGCAGAGATTCAGAGACTACGACTGGAGCGAGAGCGTTATGAGGAGTCTATGAAGAAAGCCTTCATGAGGGGCGTCTGTGCTCTCAACATGGAGGCTCTGAGCATGTTCCACACTACGGAGGGACGGCCAGAGCAACCCCCAATTCATGATCAGCATG ATCCTCTGCTTCCCCAGGATGAGCCTGGCTCTTCTACACTGGCTCAACTTCAACAATATCCCATCTCTTCCGCACGCTTCAGCCCAGTACACTTTGACCGTCCGGACCCTCCCTTCCAAAGTGAAGCAGAAGATATG GTGGGCTCTGGTGTCCCTGTGTCCAGAGCCGAAGTTCTCCCTCCGACTACAGTGGTGCACAGCTCGCTCCCACTTGGCGGCACAGCAAGTTCCCACAAACAG GTCAGTGGTCGTGTCGTCACAGCCGGTCAACAAAAACCCTCAAAGTCGATCACTGCTCGTGTCACTGCTCGACCTGACATGGGTACGGCTGCACGCAGCACCCTCCAGGTGTCGAGCGTGGCTCCGCCCATGAGCTCTGTGGTAGTTGAACGTCACCATCCCGTGACACAG ctCACCATCGGTCAGGCCACAGCTGCTATGTTTCCTCGTTCCTCCCAACAGGGCCACAGCTCCGGCGGAGGCAAAGGCTCCTCCCGAACACACACCAGCACGTGCCATGTACACTCCATCAAAGTAGTtgactga